TTGCCGTTGCCATGTATCGCTCTGACTACGAGGGAACTCGGGGCGAGGGTCGGGCTTCTTCGGGCAGCGGCTCCAACATTTGGGTACGTCTCGGGGTGCCGCCGCTGCCATTCGCGCTGCTGGACGCTCGCTACGTGACAAACAAGAGGATATTCGAGTGTCCGCACGACCCTGAGGTCAAGCGAGTTCCTCGCCGCGAGAGGGTGTTCAGCTACTCTTGGTGCCCTCTTCCATGCACCTTCTACCCTGACATGGAACGTGCAGTACCTTGCGAAGCGTCTAACCGACTCTATCGGGAAAAGGGCGAGCGCATGGTGCTCGCACTCGACGAGAACCACTGGTACTACCACTATTACAGTCCCTCGGACCCTTTGGAAAAGAGGCTCAAGCTGAGAATCGGAATGCTGCTCAGGCTCGACGGCTCGGTCGAGCGCCGGAACCTGAGCGATATCCCTCCGCGCACACAGGGCGGCTCGTGCGGGTTCTAGTTCGCGGATGGGGACATATCACGATAGGGAGGTAGTCGAGCATGCTCCGAGCAACGCTAAGGGCATCGCAGGTTGTTGCGGCAGTGCTGCTGTTCGCGATGGGCCTGTTGCGCCTAGTCGGCATGGGCTATGCACAACAGGAAGTTTGTCCACCAAGCCTCGTTCCTGATCCATGCTCGTTGACGTGCGAGTACTGGCGCAGCGCCAGTTTCTACTCGTGCAGCACAAAGGGCGGGCCGAAATGTTGTCAGTACGAGAGTTTCGTTGCCAGGTGCTATGATGGCCCGAACCCGCCCTGCTGGGGGACTTTCGAGGGTAGAATTCTCATTGGCACGTACTACGGCGTGGAGTGCAACGCCGCCGCAAACAGGTGCCCGGGCTTTCCGCCTCCGAACTAGTAAGGGGATTATCTTGCTAGAGTACGTGACGAGGCATGCTTGGTCCTCCGCACTTCCAGGATGGCGCAACATCGGTGCTTAACGCGAACACCAGGCCCGCGCTGGCGATAGCTGACACTTAGTAACCGCTCGAGGCTGGCTCGCATTTGCTTCGGTTGCGGCTGCAGTCCGTGCGACCAGCACAGGCAAGTCATGTGAGACCGCGGTCTTACGGAGTGAGCAAGTCTGCTCGCCTCCGCAGGCCGAGTCGGTCGTTCAGAGGCGTTATACTCAGTCACATGGCTCAGACGATTCGCATCCGCACTCGCGGCAACACCGACATCGTGGACATCACGCCGCAGCTCTTGCAGGCCGTGAGGGAGAGTGGGGCCAAGGAAGGTATCGTGTGCGCAGCAGTCGTCGGTTCCACCGCCTCGCTCACCACCGTGGAGTTCGAGCCGGGGCTCGTCGCCGACCTGCGGCGTGCGTTCGAGCAACTCGCCCCGCACGACGCCGTGTACGCCCACGAGCAACGCTGGCACGACGATAACGGCCACGCGCACGTCCGCGCTTCGCTGGTCGGTCCCTCCATCTGCCTGCCGGTGGTGGACGGCGCCCCGGTGCTCGGCACCTGGCAGCAGGCGGTGCTGATTGACTTCGACACCCGCCCCCGCGAACGCACCATCGTGGTGCAGGTCATTCCGGCTTGATTTCGCACGCCCCGGATGCCCTGCTGCCCGCCGCCTGAGCGCCGTAGGCTTGACATCCGTAGCAGAGAGGTGCTAAGTTCCCCCCTGCCTCTGTCGGGTCGCAAGGAGCATAGCCTGGTGCGAAGAGTTCTCATAGGGATGTGGGCCGCCACGCTCCCCCTCGCAGCCTGTCTCGCACAGGAGCCTGCGGAGGGAGACCCCTGCGGGTTGGTCTACCTCGGCAAAGAACTGAAGCTCGATCCTCCCGCACACCGCCTCGGCGACGAGTGCTTCCTGCCTATCGAACACGCGAAGGCCCTCGGCTGGGAGGTCAAGGCGCTCGGGGACCGCGGGCTTATCACCTCACGTGGAAAGCACGCCAATCTGTTCCTGCGCGACTTCGACGGCGTAGATTGTCTGCCTCTGCGCACGGCAGCGCAGCTCCTCGGTGGCGTCACCGAATGGCGCGATGACGGCAAGTCGCTACATGTGCTCGCTCGCTGCGAGTGGATCGGCGCCGGGGACGGCTCGCTATCCGTCAAGACATCCTTTCCCGTCAAGCCCAAAGTATCGGTTCTGACCACGCCCGACCGCGTGGTGCTGGACCTGCCGGGAACTCGATATGTCACCGCATCGCCCCCAGTGACGAAGAACATTGAGAAGGGCGTGCGCATGTTCCAGTTCCGCGGAGACACGCTGCGTGTGGTGTGCGACCTCGGTGCTGCCCCCAAGCTCAGTCCGCTCCGCACCATCAACGAGCGGCAGTACGAACTGTCCTGGACAGGCGCCCTGCTTGCCGCGCGCGACAAGACCGGCTTCACGGAGTACACGCCGCCCCCGGCCGCTGCCGCCAAGCCGACCGGAGACATAGCGAGCCTTGGCCCACCCTTGGTCAGCAAGGAATCGGATTCCGTCTACACCGTTCGCCTGCCCACCGATCGGCTGATCAAAGGCAAGACGGCCATTCGTCGCACCAGAGACACCGTGGAAGTCGAAATCCCGAATGCGGTGATCGAGGAAGCCGAGGAGACGCGAACCGACGGAGGGTTCCTCAGCCGGATCCGATTCAGCTCCAAGAGCGCCGGCCAGGCGGCCGCCGCGTTGCTGCAGTTTGCCGTCACCGGGGCGGTAGGCGTCAACATCGCGCCCGGAGCGCGCGAACTGGTGCTCACTCTGACCAAACCGAGGTCGGCGTCGGGGCGTATCTCGGAGAAGATCATCGTAATCGACCCGGGTCACGGCGGCAGCGATCCGGGAGCTCAATACGGAACCGGCGACCAGAAAGTGCAGGAAAAGACAGTCAACCTCGCAGTTGGACAGCGGGTCGCGAAGCTACTGGCCGAGCAGGGAGCCACCGTGATCATGACACGCAGCGACGACAGCTACCCCTCCCTGAAGGAGCGTGTCGAGACCGCGAATCTGTCGGAGGCCCACTTCTTCGTCAGCATCCACCACAACTCGAACCGGATCGCCGACAGCCGCTCGGGCACCTTCACGTACTATCACGGCGCGAGTCAGGAAGGGAAGCTGCTAGCCGAGTACATCCAGAAGGAGATCGCGGCTGTCAGTGGCCTGTCGGACCATGGTGCCGTCGCCGACACCACACGGTTCAAATCCGGCATGCACGTGCTGCGAAACACCAAGATGCCTGCGGTGTTGGTGGAGGTCGCCTACATCAACAACGCAACCGACCGCAGGCTGATCGTTACCGAGGACTTCCAGCAGAAGGTGGCGGCAGCTATCGCCAAGGGCATTCGTTCGTATCTAGGCGATTTGGAGGCGGAAGAATGAGAGGCGTTCTCGTCCTGATCCTGATTCTCGCGGTTGCCATGATTGCGGTGCTCGCCTACCTATCGCTCATGCCCAGCCCCAAGCCGCCCGGTGAGCCGCAAAACGGCCGGGACGCCATGCATGGACAGGATGAGGCCGGTCGTGTCAACGTGTTCAAGCCGTCCTATAAGGATGACAGGATGGTGCTGGAGCCCAAATCCATCAGCGTACCGCCCGGCCGCACCAAGCTTTTTGCCGCGGTCTCCGAGCTGATTCGCGATGAAAGGCTGTTTCCGAAGGGCGTGAAGCTGCTGGGTGCCGAGGTGAAGGGGAAGACCGCGGAACTCAACTTCAGCGAGGAGCTACGTGCAGGCTACTCCACAGACGAGGAGGAGGCGCTCCTGAAGTCGCTTTCCGCCACCGTCGGCCAGTTCCTCGAGGTGGAGAACATGCGCATCCTCGTCGCCGGCTCGCCGGTAGACACGTTGGGGAACGTGGACCTAAGCGATCCCGTCCCCGTCACGCGTAACCCGAAGGGGTAGACTCATCGCAACTTAACGCTGGTCCCCCAAGCCGCTGGGTCGTCGCGTGCCGCCGGCATCGGGGGTGTCGCAACAGGGGGTCGTTATGGCTCGTCCCGACGGGCGCAAACCGGAGGAACTGCGCCCGCTCCGCCTTCACCGAGGATATCTTAAATATGCGGAGGGTTCCTGCTTAATCGAACTGGGAAACACCCGCGTCCTTTGTGCCGCCTCCATCGAGGACCGGGTTCCGTCCTTTCTGAAAGGCAGCGGATCGGGCTGGGTCACCGCTGAGTACAACATGCTGCCTCGAGCATGCATCCAACGAACCCCTCGCGAGCGTGAGCGCGGCGCGGGTGGCCGCACGCAAGAGATCCAAAGGCTTATTGGACGCTCCCTGCGCTCGGTAGTGGACATGGAGGGTCTGGGCGAGCGGACGATTACCGTGGACTGCGACGTGATTCAGGGCGACGGCGGCACCCGCACGGCCTCCATCACGGGGGCATACGTCGCGCTGGCCGATGCTTTGGGCTGGCTTCGTGAGCGCGGCCTCATCGGGCGCTCGCTACTGACGGAAGCGGTGGCCGCTATCAGCGTCGGCGTCGTGATGGGAATCGAGCTGCTGGACCTCAACTACGAAGAGGACTCCCAGGCTGCGGTGGACATGAACGTCGTGATGACGGAGAGTGGCAAGTTCGTCGAGGTTCAGGGGACGGCGGAGCACGCACCCTTCACCGAGCAACGACTTGCGCGCATGCTGCATATGGCACAGCGCGGGATCGAGGCGATCATCGAGGTGCAGCGCGAGTGCCTTGCCACACCTCTATGAGACGTCTCATCATCGCCACGCACAACGCTGGGAAGGCGCGAGAGATGCTCACTATCCTGAAGGAGCACCTCCATGACATGCCTGTAGAGATCCGCACGCTGGCCGACTTCCCCGGCATGCCAAAGCCGGAAGAGCACGGCGATACCTATTTGCAGAACGCGGCAATCAAGGCCAGAGCGGCGGCCGACTCCCTGCACGAACTGGCAATCGCCGACGATGCGGGACTCGAAGTGGATGCCCTGAACGGAGAGCCCGGACTCCATTCGCGGCGCTATGCTGGCGTCGAAACGTCATTCGCCGACAAGATGACGCTGTTGCTCGAGCGCTTGAAGGACGTGCCCGAGCAAGAGAGAACCGCGCGCTTCCGTTGTGCAGTGGCTGTCGCCGAGCCCGCCGGCCCCACTCACCTCTTCACCGATACCTGCGAAGGGCGCATCGCCTTCGAACGTTCTGGAACCGGGGGATTCGGCTACGATCCCATTTTCTTTCTTCCCGACCTGGGCTGTACGATGGCCGATCTCACGCCCGAACAGAAGAACCGAATCAGCCACAGAGGCAAGACGCTGGCGGCTGCCGCTCCCGTCTTACGCCGACTTCTGCAGCAAGTGGCGAACGGATCGAGGGTATGAGCCCGTCCCTCAGGGTTGACTCCACAGCGCTGGTGTGCTAGTCTCACAATGGTCCGGTATCCCCCGTGCCGGATGAATCA
The Fimbriimonadia bacterium genome window above contains:
- a CDS encoding type II secretion system protein, translated to TLVEILVVVAILAVLAAIVYVLMSPAREKGRQTSCISNLRQIGVAVAMYRSDYEGTRGEGRASSGSGSNIWVRLGVPPLPFALLDARYVTNKRIFECPHDPEVKRVPRRERVFSYSWCPLPCTFYPDMERAVPCEASNRLYREKGERMVLALDENHWYYHYYSPSDPLEKRLKLRIGMLLRLDGSVERRNLSDIPPRTQGGSCGF
- a CDS encoding N-acetylmuramoyl-L-alanine amidase, with product MRRVLIGMWAATLPLAACLAQEPAEGDPCGLVYLGKELKLDPPAHRLGDECFLPIEHAKALGWEVKALGDRGLITSRGKHANLFLRDFDGVDCLPLRTAAQLLGGVTEWRDDGKSLHVLARCEWIGAGDGSLSVKTSFPVKPKVSVLTTPDRVVLDLPGTRYVTASPPVTKNIEKGVRMFQFRGDTLRVVCDLGAAPKLSPLRTINERQYELSWTGALLAARDKTGFTEYTPPPAAAAKPTGDIASLGPPLVSKESDSVYTVRLPTDRLIKGKTAIRRTRDTVEVEIPNAVIEEAEETRTDGGFLSRIRFSSKSAGQAAAALLQFAVTGAVGVNIAPGARELVLTLTKPRSASGRISEKIIVIDPGHGGSDPGAQYGTGDQKVQEKTVNLAVGQRVAKLLAEQGATVIMTRSDDSYPSLKERVETANLSEAHFFVSIHHNSNRIADSRSGTFTYYHGASQEGKLLAEYIQKEIAAVSGLSDHGAVADTTRFKSGMHVLRNTKMPAVLVEVAYINNATDRRLIVTEDFQQKVAAAIAKGIRSYLGDLEAEE
- a CDS encoding YjbQ family protein; its protein translation is MAQTIRIRTRGNTDIVDITPQLLQAVRESGAKEGIVCAAVVGSTASLTTVEFEPGLVADLRRAFEQLAPHDAVYAHEQRWHDDNGHAHVRASLVGPSICLPVVDGAPVLGTWQQAVLIDFDTRPRERTIVVQVIPA
- a CDS encoding GerMN domain-containing protein, whose product is MRGVLVLILILAVAMIAVLAYLSLMPSPKPPGEPQNGRDAMHGQDEAGRVNVFKPSYKDDRMVLEPKSISVPPGRTKLFAAVSELIRDERLFPKGVKLLGAEVKGKTAELNFSEELRAGYSTDEEEALLKSLSATVGQFLEVENMRILVAGSPVDTLGNVDLSDPVPVTRNPKG
- the rdgB gene encoding RdgB/HAM1 family non-canonical purine NTP pyrophosphatase — its product is MRRLIIATHNAGKAREMLTILKEHLHDMPVEIRTLADFPGMPKPEEHGDTYLQNAAIKARAAADSLHELAIADDAGLEVDALNGEPGLHSRRYAGVETSFADKMTLLLERLKDVPEQERTARFRCAVAVAEPAGPTHLFTDTCEGRIAFERSGTGGFGYDPIFFLPDLGCTMADLTPEQKNRISHRGKTLAAAAPVLRRLLQQVANGSRV
- the rph gene encoding ribonuclease PH, which gives rise to MARPDGRKPEELRPLRLHRGYLKYAEGSCLIELGNTRVLCAASIEDRVPSFLKGSGSGWVTAEYNMLPRACIQRTPRERERGAGGRTQEIQRLIGRSLRSVVDMEGLGERTITVDCDVIQGDGGTRTASITGAYVALADALGWLRERGLIGRSLLTEAVAAISVGVVMGIELLDLNYEEDSQAAVDMNVVMTESGKFVEVQGTAEHAPFTEQRLARMLHMAQRGIEAIIEVQRECLATPL